A single window of Microcoleus sp. AS-A8 DNA harbors:
- the rpsI gene encoding 30S ribosomal protein S9, translating to MQATETTDRAVYWGTGRRKSSVARVRLVPGNGQLTVNNRPGDLYFQFNAAYLTLLKAPLETLGLENEYDILVNAHGGGLTGQADSIRLGVARALCELDPENRSPLKIEGYLTRDPRAKERKKYGLHKARKAPQYSKR from the coding sequence ATGCAAGCTACTGAAACAACGGATCGCGCCGTATACTGGGGCACAGGTCGCCGGAAATCTTCCGTGGCTCGCGTGCGTCTAGTTCCGGGTAATGGTCAGCTCACCGTGAATAATCGCCCAGGAGACCTTTACTTCCAATTCAATGCCGCTTACCTCACCCTGCTCAAGGCTCCCCTGGAAACCTTGGGGCTGGAAAATGAGTACGACATTTTAGTGAATGCTCACGGGGGTGGCTTAACCGGTCAAGCCGACTCTATTCGTCTGGGAGTCGCTAGAGCCTTGTGTGAACTCGACCCCGAAAATCGTTCACCCCTAAAAATAGAGGGCTACTTAACCCGCGACCCACGAGCCAAAGAACGTAAGAAATACGGCTTACACAAAGCTCGTAAAGCACCTCAGTACTCCAAGCGATAA
- the rplM gene encoding 50S ribosomal protein L13, whose product MEKTYLPPQDSLEKSWYVVDATNQRLGRLASEIAMILTGKNKPTYTPHMDTGDFVIVLNAEKVMVTGKKRTQKLYRRHSGRPGGMKTETFAKLQARIPERIIEHAVKGMLPKSSLGKSLFTKLKVYAGDSHPHEAQKPQALTIQTIPGGDK is encoded by the coding sequence ATGGAAAAAACATACCTCCCCCCTCAAGACTCCCTCGAAAAAAGTTGGTACGTCGTAGACGCGACAAACCAACGTCTAGGACGGCTAGCCAGTGAGATTGCCATGATTCTCACCGGTAAAAACAAACCGACCTACACTCCTCACATGGATACCGGTGACTTCGTCATCGTGCTCAATGCTGAAAAAGTCATGGTCACCGGGAAAAAGCGTACTCAGAAGCTTTATCGCCGTCATTCTGGTCGTCCGGGTGGGATGAAAACCGAGACCTTTGCCAAGTTGCAAGCGCGTATCCCGGAACGGATTATTGAACATGCGGTCAAGGGAATGCTGCCCAAGAGCTCGCTCGGTAAGAGCCTGTTCACCAAACTGAAAGTGTATGCCGGAGACAGCCACCCCCACGAAGCCCAAAAACCACAAGCCCTAACCATTCAGACCATCCCAGGAGGAGATAAATAA